A stretch of the Vigna radiata var. radiata cultivar VC1973A chromosome 7, Vradiata_ver6, whole genome shotgun sequence genome encodes the following:
- the LOC106769520 gene encoding uncharacterized protein LOC106769520 → MCSNVLQPNPPYISLSISLFLSHHNYVPRIALLQAPKKSHLHHCSFKTTIFFTELCGLFGFLCLGQSFSQRKQESENLLTPSPLLSFLGLSFPISFTHVLFHHPTHPPNHPPSSFSLSAFPLYFCFALPFSLHFFLSDLMKKMKAVVSIDPPYDLYQDQRTRLRHHSLLQDYQDLHKETEVMRRKLQDTEHKRLILEDEVRFLRQRYKYLLKHPIPKPQPKKEVVKSQKVKIQAPIISKGKNYSRKDHTSRSHSSSHLNPNGKISNVAEVPLQKTSHLFDLNQNARNFSSSKKDSTIHGSASPALDLNHKERIHSSKEATKKSVTPFFDLNQISREEEELQGNSEPMRVEEPKRSTPRVGSDEQHNDIKLSACRSVGDGANRAGKRKISWQDQVALRV, encoded by the exons ATGTGTTCAAATGTCCTCCAACCAAACCCACCATACATCTCTCTCTCTATttcactctttctctctcatcacAACTATGTTCCCCGAATTGCCCTTCTGCAAGCCCCCAAAAAATCCCATCTTCATCACTGCTCTTTCAAAACAACAATATTTTTCACCGAGTTATGTGGGCTTTTTGGGTTTCTTTGTCTCGGTCAGAGTTTCTCACAGAGAAAACAGGAAAGCGAGAACCTTCTTACCCCTTcacctcttctctctttcttggGCCTCTCTTTTCCTATTTCTTTCACTCACGTTTTGTTCCATCACCCCACCCACCCACCCAACCACCCaccttcttctttctctctttctgcCTTTCCCCTTTACTTTTGCTTTGCTCTTCCCTTCTCGCTTCACTTTTTTCTCTCTGATCtcatgaagaagatgaaagccGTTGTCTCCATCGACCCTCCTTATGACCTCTATCAGGATCAGAGGACTAGGCTCAGGCACCACAGTCTCTTGCAGGATTATCAAGACTTGCACAAG GAAACAGAAGTCATGAGAAGGAAATTGCAGGATACTGAGCATAAAAGGTTGATACTGGAAGATGAAGTTAG ATTTTTGAGGCAACGATATAAATACTTGCTAAAACATCCTATTCCAAAGCCTCAACCAAAGAAAGAAGTTGTAAAGTCCCAGAAGGTCAAAATTCAAGCTCCCATCATCTCGAAGGGAAAGAATTACAGTAGAAAGGATCATACTTCACGATCTCACTCTTCATCTCATTTGAACCCTAATGGAAAGATATCCAATGTGGCTGAAGTGCCATTGCAAAAAACTAGCCATCTGTTTGATTTAAACCAGAATGCTAGGAATTTTAGCTCTAGTAAAAAAGACAGTACTATTCACGGTTCTGCTTCACCAGCACTAGACTTGAATCACAAAGAAAGAATTCACAGCAGCAAAGAAGCCACAAAGAAGAGTGTAACTCCATTTTTTGACTTGAACCAGATATCG agagaagaagaagagttgcaAGGCAACAGTGAGCCCATGAGGGTTGAAGAACCAAAGAGAAGTACACCGAGAGTTGGAAGTGATGAGCAGCACAACGACATCAAGCTCTCAGCTTGTAGAAGTGTTGGCGATGGAGCAAATAGGGCAGGGAAGAGGAAGATTTCATGGCAAGACCAGGTTGCATTGAGGGTTTGA
- the LOC106766485 gene encoding serine carboxypeptidase 24 — protein sequence MLQNATVVPSHPNSGTRKCIRQQTKKDDARPGCSSVAYGASEEIGPFRVNKTGSSLYLNPDAWNKEANILFLESPAGVGFSYTNTSSDLKTSGDKRTAQDALIFLIRWMSRFPQYKYREFYIAGESYAGHYVPQLAKKIHDYNKKNPQIINLKGFIVGNAVTDSYNDGIGTITYWWSHSMISDQSYKSILKYCNFTSEETSKKCDDAYSYAVNYEFGKIDQYSIYTPTCPTSQNNTVKHIRFKNLHMISGYDPCTENYAEKYYNLPEVQKAMHANVTDIPYKWTACSEVLLKNWKDSEISVLPIYKELTAAGLKIWVFSGDTDSVVPVTATRFSLNHLNLSIKTRWYPWYSGGQVGGWTEVYNGLTFATVRGAGHEVPLFQPKRAYTLFKSFLAGKELPKH from the exons ATGCTGCAAAATGCCACTGTGGTCCCGTCCCATCCAAATTCTGGGACCAGAAAGTGCATTAGACAACAGACCAAAAAG GATGATGCAA GACCTGGATGCTCATCGGTAGCATACGGTGCATCAGAGGAAATTGGGCCATTCCGTGTAAACAAAACTGGATCTTCTCTATATCTCAACCCAGATGCATGGAACAAAG AAgcaaatattctttttcttgaatctCCTGCGGGTGTTGGCTTCTCATACACAAATACCAGCTCTGATCTCAAAACTTCAGGGGACAAAAGAACAG CTCAGGATGCACTGATTTTCCTAATCAGATGGATGTCAAGGTTTCCACAGTATAAATATAGGGAGTTTTACATTGCTGGGGAGAGCTATGCAG GGCACTACGTCCCCCAGTTGGCTAAGAAAATCCATGACTATAACAAAAAGAATCCCCAAATTATTAATCTCAAAGGGTTCATT GTGGGAAATGCTGTGACTGATAGCTACAATGATGGGATTGGAACCATCACATATTGGTGGAGTCATTCTATGATATCTGATCAGTCCTACAAATCCATCCTCAAGTACTGCAATTTCACTTCAGAAGAAACCTCTAAAAAATGTGATGATGCTTATAGTTATGCAGTTAACTATGAATTTGGAAAAATAGATCAGTACAGCATCTATACCCCAACGTGCCCAACATCACAGAACAATACTGTCAAACACATACGATTCAAGAATCTTCATATGATTTCAGGATATGATCCGTGTACTGAAAATTATGCAGAGAAATACTATAACCTTCCAGAAGTGCAGAAAGCAATGCATGCAAATGTTACCGACATTCCTTACAAATGGACTGCATGCAG TGAAGTGCTCCTAAAGAATTGGAAGGATTCTGAAATTTCTGTGCTGCCTATATACAAAGAGTTAACTGCTGCAGGATTGAAAATATGGGTATTCAG CGGGGACACAGATTCTGTGGTTCCAGTGACTGCCACGAGGTTTTCTCTGAACCACCTTAACCTAAGCATCAAAACTCGTTGGTATCCATGGTACTCTGGTGGACAG GTTGGTGGATGGACAGAGGTGTATAATGGTCTAACATTTGCAACAGTAAGAGGAGCTGGCCATGAAGTTCCTTTGTTTCAGCCAAAACGAGCTTACACCCTTTTTAAGTCCTTTTTGGCAGGAAAAGAACTACCAAAACATTGA
- the LOC106767960 gene encoding uncharacterized protein LOC106767960 isoform X2 — translation MEFKFRHGENRSTSTLLPQQRTLALPTVPLVSGHPLRGGFPGIIPTTRMYPTSVPISPEEVIRREMEREQIRREMEKDEIRREILANEMARRMELEEEVRRELMSERALKMPIHRMEGINYGSLSMIPGRRLHNSVHNSNIFGGPQPQLAPHKVDITQFYKQTPNETLTNEPNFVLSGPKCKEVFGNVLSGVKHKEVLDVNAVKRKLEASFRVDDKHSESSLEKKTKKDWSCALCHIVTTSEKGLNDHLQGKKHKMKEASRTPTIGLVRRQDGEKLQSGMKPAYKGKLEPLKMDLVVQKTQDLGDTDNENESTTEEKVQKTKALTTRKKFNFYCAFCQVRTHSEIIMQNHKNGKKHLANIKKHNPNSSVDAVCAAENSE, via the exons ATGGAATTCAAGTTTCGTCATGGCGAAAACCGAAGCACTAGCACACTGTTACCGCAGCAGCGCACTCTCGCTCTCCCCACTGTCCCTTTGGTCTCCGGTCACCCATTACGAG GTGGTTTTCCGGGTATTATCCCGACGACAAGAATGTACCCAACTTCGGTACCGATCAGCCCGGAGGAAGTAATCCGGCGAGAGATGGAAAGGGAGCAGATAAGGCGAGAGATGGAGAAGGATGAAATAAGGAGAGAGATTCTCGCCAACGAAATGGCACGGCGGATGGAATTGGAGGAGGAGGTGAGGAGGGAACTGATGTCCGAAAGAGCACTGAAAATGCCGATACACAGAATGGAAGGAATCAATTATGGGTCGCTGTCTATGATCCCAGGAAGGAGACTGCACAACTCTGTTCATAACAGCAACATATTTGGTGGACCACAACCCCAGTTAGCTCCTCATAAAGTTGACATCACACAGTTCTATAAGCAGACGCCAAATGAAACTCTGACTAATGAG CCAAATTTTGTTCTTTCTGGTCCAAAGTGCAAAGAGGTATTTGGGAATGTTCTTTCTGGTGTGAAACACAAAGAGGTGCTAGATGTTAATGCTGTGAAACGAAAACTGGAGGCTTCTTTTCGGGTTGATGACAAACATTCTGAATCTAGCTTGGAGAAGAAAACCAAGAAGGATTGGAGTTGTGCATTATGTCATATTGTTACCACAAGTGAAAAAGGCTTGAATGATCATCTTCAAGGGAAAAAGCACAAGATGAAAGAAGCATCTAGAACTCCAACAATAG GATTGGTAAGGCGACAGGATGGTGAAAAACTTCAATCTGGCATGAAACCTGCATACAAAGGTAAACTGGAACCCCTAAAAATGGATTTGGTTGTGCAGAAAACCCAAGATTTAGGTGACACTGATAATGAAAATGAATCGACCACTGAGGAAAAAGTTCAGAAAACCAAAGCATTGACTACAAGGaagaagtttaatttttattgtgcATTTTGTCAAGTTCGAACTCACTCAGAAATTATCATGCAGAAtcataaaaatggaaaaaagcaTCTggctaatattaaaaaacataaccCAAACAGTTCTGTTGATGCTGTTTGTGCTGCTGAAAATTCCGAGTAA
- the LOC106767960 gene encoding uncharacterized protein LOC106767960 isoform X1 — MEFKFRHGENRSTSTLLPQQRTLALPTVPLVSGHPLRGGFPGIIPTTRMYPTSVPISPEEVIRREMEREQIRREMEKDEIRREILANEMARRMELEEEVRRELMSERALKMPIHRMEGINYGSLSMIPGRRLHNSVHNSNIFGGPQPQLAPHKVDITQFYKQTPNETLTNEQPNFVLSGPKCKEVFGNVLSGVKHKEVLDVNAVKRKLEASFRVDDKHSESSLEKKTKKDWSCALCHIVTTSEKGLNDHLQGKKHKMKEASRTPTIGLVRRQDGEKLQSGMKPAYKGKLEPLKMDLVVQKTQDLGDTDNENESTTEEKVQKTKALTTRKKFNFYCAFCQVRTHSEIIMQNHKNGKKHLANIKKHNPNSSVDAVCAAENSE, encoded by the exons ATGGAATTCAAGTTTCGTCATGGCGAAAACCGAAGCACTAGCACACTGTTACCGCAGCAGCGCACTCTCGCTCTCCCCACTGTCCCTTTGGTCTCCGGTCACCCATTACGAG GTGGTTTTCCGGGTATTATCCCGACGACAAGAATGTACCCAACTTCGGTACCGATCAGCCCGGAGGAAGTAATCCGGCGAGAGATGGAAAGGGAGCAGATAAGGCGAGAGATGGAGAAGGATGAAATAAGGAGAGAGATTCTCGCCAACGAAATGGCACGGCGGATGGAATTGGAGGAGGAGGTGAGGAGGGAACTGATGTCCGAAAGAGCACTGAAAATGCCGATACACAGAATGGAAGGAATCAATTATGGGTCGCTGTCTATGATCCCAGGAAGGAGACTGCACAACTCTGTTCATAACAGCAACATATTTGGTGGACCACAACCCCAGTTAGCTCCTCATAAAGTTGACATCACACAGTTCTATAAGCAGACGCCAAATGAAACTCTGACTAATGAG CAGCCAAATTTTGTTCTTTCTGGTCCAAAGTGCAAAGAGGTATTTGGGAATGTTCTTTCTGGTGTGAAACACAAAGAGGTGCTAGATGTTAATGCTGTGAAACGAAAACTGGAGGCTTCTTTTCGGGTTGATGACAAACATTCTGAATCTAGCTTGGAGAAGAAAACCAAGAAGGATTGGAGTTGTGCATTATGTCATATTGTTACCACAAGTGAAAAAGGCTTGAATGATCATCTTCAAGGGAAAAAGCACAAGATGAAAGAAGCATCTAGAACTCCAACAATAG GATTGGTAAGGCGACAGGATGGTGAAAAACTTCAATCTGGCATGAAACCTGCATACAAAGGTAAACTGGAACCCCTAAAAATGGATTTGGTTGTGCAGAAAACCCAAGATTTAGGTGACACTGATAATGAAAATGAATCGACCACTGAGGAAAAAGTTCAGAAAACCAAAGCATTGACTACAAGGaagaagtttaatttttattgtgcATTTTGTCAAGTTCGAACTCACTCAGAAATTATCATGCAGAAtcataaaaatggaaaaaagcaTCTggctaatattaaaaaacataaccCAAACAGTTCTGTTGATGCTGTTTGTGCTGCTGAAAATTCCGAGTAA